AGGGGCTGGAGATCCCAGCCCCTTACAGGAGCCTACTGTTACTGAATTTGGGACTTGATTCTCTCAACGGCGTTCTTTAGAGCTTCTTCAACAGTTGCTTTTCCGTTCACAACAAGATTGAGCGCATCGTTCATAGCAGCCCACACAGCAGCCATCTGCGGCACGTTGGGCATCGGTATTCCGTTAGCGGCACTCTGTGTGAATCCGACCACATCGGGATTGTCTTTCACAAGTTCAAGAACGTCTTTCCTCGCAGGAAGTCTCGGATCAGCAAGGTAAATTCTGTACATTGTTTCTTTCTTGGCAATGAAACTCGTCAGGAATTCGATGGCAAGGAGTTTATTAGGGGATTTTGCGTTCACCATGAAGCCTTGGACTCCAACGAAAGGTTTTGCAGGAACACCGGGTTCCAGATCGGGAATCGGAGAGACACCGTAGTCTATTCCTGCATCTTTGTAAGCCTTTACAGCCCAGGGACCGTTGATGATCATGGCTGCCTGACCTTCTCTGAACATGGAGTCCATGATCTGGTAGTTGTCACTGGGATCAAGGATTCCTTCATCTACCATTCTCTTCAAGAGTTTCACACCTTTGATTGCCCCTTCGTTGGCAAGGCCAATGTCGTTGACGTCAAGTCCCTTCTCGGTTTGTTTGAAGACGTAACCACCGTATCCAAATATGAACGGAGCTATGTAGTAGAATTCGGCTGCTGACGTGATGAAGCCCCGCACCTCTCCTCCAAATTCTTCGTCGATTTGTTTCGCAACTTCTATGAGTTCGTCCATGGTTTTGGGAGGTTCGGGGACGTAATCTTTGTTGTAGATGAGAGCAATTGCTTCCATAGCATAGGGTA
This genomic interval from Thermotoga sp. contains the following:
- the malE gene encoding maltose/maltodextrin ABC transporter substrate-binding protein MalE produces the protein MKKFLVFALLVVSFVVLAQPKLTIWCSEKQVDILQKLGEEFKAKYGVEVEVQYVNFQDIKSKFLTAAPEGQGADIIVGAHDWVGELAVNGLIEPIPNFADLKNFYETALNAFSYGGKLYGVPYAMEAIALIYNKDYVPEPPKTMDELIEVAKQIDEEFGGEVRGFITSAAEFYYIAPFIFGYGGYVFKQTEKGLDVNDIGLANEGAIKGVKLLKRMVDEGILDPSDNYQIMDSMFREGQAAMIINGPWAVKAYKDAGIDYGVSPIPDLEPGVPAKPFVGVQGFMVNAKSPNKLLAIEFLTSFIAKKETMYRIYLADPRLPARKDVLELVKDNPDVVGFTQSAANGIPMPNVPQMAAVWAAMNDALNLVVNGKATVEEALKNAVERIKSQIQ